In Peromyscus eremicus chromosome 15, PerEre_H2_v1, whole genome shotgun sequence, a genomic segment contains:
- the LOC131925355 gene encoding LOW QUALITY PROTEIN: mediator of RNA polymerase II transcription subunit 7-like (The sequence of the model RefSeq protein was modified relative to this genomic sequence to represent the inferred CDS: substituted 1 base at 1 genomic stop codon), whose protein sequence is MGEPQQVSALPPPPMQYIKEYTDENIQEGLAPKPPPPIKDSYMMFGNQFQCDDLIIRPLESQGIERLHPMQFDHKKELRKLNMSILINFLDRLDILIRSPGSIKREEKLEDLKLLFIHVHHLINEYRPHQARETLRVMMEVQKRQRLETAERFPKHLEXVIEMIQNCLASLPDDLPHSEAGMRVKTEPVDTDDNSNCTGQNEQRRENSGHRRDQTIEKDAALCVLVDEMNERP, encoded by the coding sequence ATGGGTGAACCACAGCAAGTGAGCGCACTTCCCCCACCTCCAATGCAGTACATCAAGGAATATACAGATGAAAATATTCAAGAAGGCTTAGCTCCCAAGCCTCCCCCTCCAATTAAAGACAGTTACATGATGTTTGGCAACCAGTTCCAATGTGATGATCTTATCATTCGCCCTTTGGAAAGTCAGGGCATTGAACGGCTTCATCCTATGCAATTTGATCACAAGAAAGAACTGAGAAAACTCAATATGTCTATATTGATTAATTTCTTGGACCGTTTAGATATCTTAATAAGGAGCCCTGGGAGTATAAAACGAGAAGAGAAGCTAGAAGATCTTAAGCTGCTTTTCATACATGTTCATCATCTTATAAACGAATATCGACCCCACCAAGCAAGAGAGACCTTGAGAGTCATGATGGAGGTCCAGAAACGTCAACGTCTTGAAACAGCTGAGAGGTTTCCGAAACACCTGGAATGAGTAATTGAAATGATTCAAAATTGCTTGGCTTCTTTGCCTGATGATTTGCCCCATTCGGAAGCAGGGATGAGAGTTAAAACTGAGCCAGTGGACACTGATGATAACAGCAATTGTACTGGACAGAATGAACAACGAAGAGAAAACTCAGGTCACAGGAGGGACCAGACTATAGAAAAAGATGCTGCCTTATGTGTCCTAGTTGATGAAATGAATGAAAGACCGTGa